In Bos indicus isolate NIAB-ARS_2022 breed Sahiwal x Tharparkar chromosome 19, NIAB-ARS_B.indTharparkar_mat_pri_1.0, whole genome shotgun sequence, the following proteins share a genomic window:
- the NME2 gene encoding nucleoside diphosphate kinase B, translated as MAHAERTFIAIKPDGVQRGLVGEIIKRFEQKGFRLVAMKFLQASEELLKQHYIDLKDRPFFPGLVKYMNSGPVVAMVWEGLNVVKTGRVMLGETNPADSKPGTIRGDFCIQVGRNIIHGSDSVKSAEKEINLWFKPEELIEYKPCAFDWIYE; from the exons ATGGCCCACGCGGAGCGCACCTTTATTGCTATCAAGCCGGACGGCGTGCAGCGCGGCCTGGTGGGCGAGATCATCAAGCGCTTCGAGCAGAAGGGATTCCGCCTTGTGGCCATGAAGTTCCTTCAG GCCTCTGAGGAACTCCTGAAGCAGCACTACATTGACCTGAAAGACCGCCCATTCTTTCCCGGCCTGGTGAAGTACATGAACTCAGGGCCAGTTGTGGCCATG GTCTGGGAGGGCCTGAATGTAGTGAAGACAGGACGAGTGATGCTTGGGGAGACCAACCCAGCAGATTCTAAGCCGGGCACCATTCGTGGTGACTTCTGCATTCAAGTTGGCAG GAACATCATTCATGGCAGTGATTCAGTAAAAAGTGCTGAGAAAGAGATCAACTTGTGGTTTAAGCCCGAAGAATTGATTGAATACAAGCCTTGTGCTTTTGACTGGATTTATGAATAA